The following coding sequences are from one Eucalyptus grandis isolate ANBG69807.140 chromosome 11, ASM1654582v1, whole genome shotgun sequence window:
- the LOC104444102 gene encoding embryogenesis-associated protein EMB8, with translation MPRCCFGSSPPPPLLSSFHGLAPPPPAAPLRRVAAVSAARAGPAMSGPHPSLEVLGGGRDLLLPALTTLDRPYSPFPVVGWNRHVETIFASFFRSLPEVRLRRECLRTSDGGAVALDWVSGDDRSVPPDSPVLILLPGLTGGSGDSYVRHMLLRARSKGWRVVVFNSRGCGDSPVTTPQFYSASFTGDLRQVVAHVGDRYPKANLYAVGWSLGANILVRYLGEESHTCPLSGAVSLCNPFNLVIADEDFRKGFNNIYDKALARSLREIFKKHLLLFEDMGGEYNITLATNAKTVKDFDEGLTRVSFGFKSANDYYANSSSSDTIKHVCKPLLCIQAANDPIAPARGIPREDIKENPNCLLIVTPKGGHLGWAAGAEAPLGAPWTDPVVMDFLDHLERRVSQPGASLSKDEDRKHDTENLHCLEV, from the exons ATGCCAAGGTGCTGCTTCGGctcttcgccgccgccgccgctgctctcGTCCTTCCACGGCCTCGCCCCTCCGCCGCCGGCAGCCCCGCTCcgccgcgtcgccgccgtctccGCGGCCCGCGCCGGCCCCGCCATGTCCGGCCCCCATCCCTCCCTCGAGGTCCTCGGCGGAGGCCGCGACCTCCTCCTCCCGGCGCTGACGACGCTCGACCGGCCGTACTCCCCGTTCCCCGTCGTCGGCTGGAACCGCCACGTCGAGACGATCTTCGCCTCCTTCTTCCGGTCCCTCCCGGAGGTCAGGCTCCGGCGGGAGTGCCTCCGCACGAGCGATGGCGGCGCCGTCGCCCTCGATTGGGTCTCCGGCGACGACCGCAGCGTGCCGCCGGATTCGCCGGTCCTGATTTTGCTG CCTGGTTTGACGGGTGGCAGCGGAGATTCGTACGTCAGGCATATGTTGTTGAGAGCTAGAAGCAAGGGATGGCGAGTCGTGGTGTTCAATAGCCGTGGCTGTGGAGATAGTCCCGTCACCACACCTCAG TTCTATTCAGCTTCGTTTACGGGTGATCTACGTCAAGTAGTAGCCCACGTGGGTGATCGGTATCCTAAAGCCAATTTATATGCTGTTGGCTGGTCTCTTGGGGCAAACATTCTCGTTCGCTATCTTGGAGAG GAATCTCATACTTGCCCTCTTTCTGGAGCTGTATCGTTGTGTAATcctttcaatttagtcattgcaGATGAGGATTTCCGTAAGGGCTTTAACAATATTTATGACAAAGCTCTTGCACGTTCTCTACGGGAGATCTTTAAGAA GCATCTCCTCCTTTTTGAAGACATGGGTGGCGAATATAATATCACATTGGCTACTAATGCGAAAACCGTCAAAGATTTCGATGAAGGATTGACCCGTG TTTCATTTGGTTTCAAGTCAGCCAATGACTACTATGCTAATTCAAGCAGTTCGGATACCATAAAGCACGTGTGCAAGCCTTTACTGTGCATACAG GCTGCAAATGATCCTATTGCGCCAGCTCGGGGGATTCCTCGTGAAGATATCAAG GAAAATCCGAATTGCTTGTTGATAGTGACTCCAAAAGGCGGTCATCTCGGGTGGGCTGCAGGTGCAGAGGCTCCTCTCGGAGCTCCTTGGACTGATCCCGTGGTTATGGATTTCCTCGACCATTTAGAGAGACGAGTATCTCAACCCGGTGCTTCTCTCAGCAAAGATGAGGATAGGAAACACGACACGGAAAACTTGCATTGCCTAGAGgtctaa